One Helicoverpa zea isolate HzStark_Cry1AcR chromosome 11, ilHelZeax1.1, whole genome shotgun sequence genomic window carries:
- the LOC124634490 gene encoding WD repeat-containing protein 36, whose translation MPEGSNSRIFTGSRVLGYVSTHVPFVARFIKRRGETLLCTSVGKWFHTYGCDKFRLLSVSGEHPGPITCMSGDSYHVYTASENNIYAWRRGCELKHVYKGHNAPVHLLFPFGIHLISVDEDNILKIFDIKNESEFLELGFDEDSFKITTLCHLPTYLNKVLLGSQQGQLQLWNLRTSKLVYTFQGWDSAVTVTEPAPAVDVVAVGLANGKIVLRNLKFDQTVMEFVHDWGMVSALSFRLDGAPVMVTGSSEGHIVMWDLEEQRVLSQVQSAHYGKISGLKCLMSEPLMVTNSEDNSLKLWIFDMPDGGARLLRKREGHSQPPSMVCHCEPSGNNILAAGSDSSLHIMNTVSETFNKSLGKASHNRKASKKKKRLQIDNLILPPITKISSCMQRDKQWDSIASLHEGFFMATTWSYNKMRMGDHKLKPPGMDKGVVATCLTVTHCGNFVVIGYNNGQVHKFNMQSGLHRGHYGQDDLLAHKGAVRGVETDLCNQRVITVGADDNLKLWRFKSATTPYHVIRLQESVSSTKCHRDSGLLALANEDFSITLIDIDTMNIVRKFDGHDGRITDIEFDTQSRWLISASMDCTICTWDIPTAKLVDIFAVEQPCTSLSMSPTGDFLATAHVGEVGVFLWANRLLYERIFLKPIEKGEINIPKLRLPSTAPEKPEIDDLGTIHIGEEPEYISPIQISEELITLSDQPTSRWLNLLHLDIVKKRNKPKTPLTVPKSAPFFLPTIPSLELEFDLEKDKDSSDTKLLMPDALSTLTVFGKKLIVCETEENYEKCIEKLKTLPPAAIEAEVTSMAPDAGGSVDVMKQFLKMLDIMLKSNRDFELAQSYMSLFLKMHTKAISQNEDLRETLVSVEETATKAWSKLQSQLMYNICVVKALKDM comes from the exons ATGCCGGAGGGGTCGAATAGCCGTATATTTACCGGCTCCAGGGTGTTAGGTTATGTTAGTACACATGTGCCCTTTGTTGCTCGATTTATCAAGAGACGAGGCGAAACACTGCTATGTACTAGTGTTGGCAAGTGGTTCCACACCTACGGGTGTGATAAATTCCGTTTGTTAAGTGTCAGCGGTGAGCACCCGGGTCCTATCACTTGCATGAGCGGAGACAGTTACCACGTCTATACAGCCAGTGAGAATAATATTTACGCATGGAGGCGAGGTTGTGAACTCAAACATGTTTACAAAGGCCACAATGCTCCAGTGCATTTGCTGTTTCCGTTTGGAATACATCTCATATCTGTAGATGAAGACAACATACTCAAGATATTTGACATCAAGAACGAATCTGAGTTCCTTGAACTTGGTTTTGATGAAgacagttttaaaataactacttTATGCCATCTTCCTACCTATTTGAATAAAGTTTTGCTTGGTAGCCAGCAAGGTCAGTTGCAGCTATGGAATCTCCGTACTTCCAAGTTGGTGTACACTTTCCAAGGATGGGATTCAGCAGTAACGGTCACGGAGCCTGCACCAGCCGTAGATGTGGTGGCAGTGGGGCTGGCCAATGGGAAAATAGTTCtacgtaatttaaaatttgatcAAACAGTAATGGAATTTGTTCATGACTGGGGGATGGTGAGTGCGTTGTCATTTAGGCTTGACGGAGCCCCTGTGATGGTGACTGGCAGCTCTGAGGGCCATATAGTCATGTGGGACTTAGAAGAACAGAGGGTATTGTCTCAAGTACAGTCTGCCCATTATGGTAAAATATCTGGCCTGAAGTGTTTGATGTCCGAACCATTAATGGTGACTAACTCTGAAGACAATTCATTGAAGCTTTGGATATTTGATATGCCTGATGGTGGTGCTAGGCTTTTGAGGAAAAG GGAAGGACATTCACAACCCCCCAGTATGGTTTGCCACTGTGAACCAAGTGGTAACAACATTTTGGCAGCAGGCAGTGATAGTAGTTTGCATATAATGAACACAGTGTCCGAAACCTTCAACAAAAGCCTTGGAAAGGCTTCACATAACAGAAAAGCTTCAAAGAAGAAAA AGAGACTGCAAATTGACAACCTCATATTACCTCCAATCACCAAGATAAGTTCATGTATGCAACGTGACAAACAGTGGGACAGCATTGCGTCACTGCATGAAGGATTCTTCATGGCTACAACTTGGTCTTACAACAAAATGAGGATGGGAGACCATAAGCTAAAACCCCCAGGAATGGACAAAGGAGTTGTGGCTACATGTTTGACTGTCACCCACTGTGGAAACTTTGTTGttattg GCTACAACAATGGCCAAGTACATAAATTCAACATGCAGTCCGGCTTGCATCGAGGTCACTACGGTCAAGACGATCTATTGGCACATAAAGGAGCCGTGAGAGGGGTGGAGACAGATCTCTGTAACCAAAGGGTGATCACTGTTGGGGCTGATGATAATCTGAAGTTGTGGCGTTTTAAGTCTG cAACAACCCCTTACCACGTAATAAGATTACAAGAGTCGGTGTCCAGCACAAAATGCCACAGAGACAGCGGGTTATTAGCGCTCGCAAACGAAGACTTTTCCATTACACTCATTGATATCGACACCATGAATATTGTAAGGAAGTTCGACGGCCACGACGGGAGGATAACCGATATTGAATTTGATACCCAGAGCCG ATGGTTGATCAGCGCGTCTATGGATTGTACTATTTGTACGTGGGATATACCAACTGCTAAACTAGTGGACATTTTCGCG GTGGAGCAGCCTTGCACATCACTCAGCATGTCGCCTACTGGCGACTTCCTAGCAACGGCACATGTCGGGGAAGTAGGCGTGTTTCTATGGGCGAACAGATTGCTTTACGAGAGAATATTCCTCAAACCGATTGAGAAGGGCGAAATCAATATACCTAAATTGC GATTGCCGAGCACAGCACCGGAAAAACCAGAAATTGATGACTTAGGAACGATACATATAGGAGAAGAACCAGAATACATATCTCCGATACAAATTAGTGAAGAACTGATAACGTTATCAGATCAGCCCACTTCGAGATGGTTGAATTTGTTACACTTAGATATCGTTAAGAAACGGAACAAGCCTAAAACTCCATTAACTGTGCCTAAGTCAGCTCCATTCTTCTTACCGACGATTCCGAGCCTTGAACTGGAATTTGACTTAGAGAAAGATAAGGACAGTAGCGATACGAAATTACTAATGCCAGATGCGCTATCAACATTGACAGTATTCGGAAAGAAATTGATTGTCTGTGAGACAGAGGAGAATTACGAGAAATGTATAGAGAAATTGAAAACGTTACCGCCCGCGGCTATCGAAGCCGAAGTGACAAGCATGGCGCCCGACGCCGGTGGGAGCGTCGATGTCATGAAACAATTCCTCAAAATGTTAGACATTATGCTGAAAAGTAATAGAGATTTCGAATTAGCCCAGTCGTACATGAGTTTGTTTCTAAAGATGCACACTAAGGCAATTTCTCAAAACGAGGATCTTCGAGAAACATTAGTTTCAGTAGAAGAGACCGCGACGAAAGCGTGGTCCAAGTTACAAAGCCAATTGATGTACAACATTTGCGTTGTTAAAGCTTTGAAagatatgtaa